In a genomic window of Deltaproteobacteria bacterium:
- a CDS encoding DJ-1/PfpI family protein, which yields GIVKGRRLTSTVGIRDDVTNAGATWVDAPSLIDGNLVSARVPADLPAFGKAMLQVLG from the coding sequence CGGGCATCGTGAAGGGCCGCCGACTGACGAGCACCGTGGGCATCCGCGACGACGTCACGAACGCGGGCGCGACCTGGGTCGACGCGCCTTCGCTGATCGACGGAAACCTCGTCTCCGCGCGCGTGCCCGCGGATCTGCCGGCCTTCGGAAAGGCCATGCTCCAGGTGCTGGGCTAG